A single region of the Deltaproteobacteria bacterium genome encodes:
- a CDS encoding GAF domain-containing protein — MPDKPRVLVVDNDRVTLEIVLEILRSDGMDTKGATGGAEALEIFGEGAWDIVITGVVMDGLTGIGLLRRVKAGNRLLPVICMSGYRSFDDAVEMIRGGAFDFLYKPINRDRLLNVVESAFSDYRRSIENEHIIVRSQSWARELLTLRQLGESSSRDMLQVLFQKTVEAVAETLQIETASLMIIEGDHLTIAAAMGLPKEIVGKAQMPLGSGISGYVAQTGEPVLINDISKDDRFKPSKFRKQYSTQSALCVPLMHGDNVLGVINANNKTNGEAFTRSDLDLLVTIAAQVAMAVDNTRLFKGLEEKAQALEKAHQELVRLDKDKTELILNISHELKTPLTSIMGFANLLYGLDVQGKSEDLADYAGRIETSAGLLNHLIDRMLELFRLEAGRSGMNRGFIPLQSAVSQAVAALEGTLHERDVREDHSGFRGARVYTDRTLFTRALGLILENSVKFSPEDTPIAISGCWHDDLPTVPVYAAYADLGKTKDIADGWVEVMVSDLGEGMSAEEIPVIFEKFRQLGDIMTTKPTGIGLGLPIARTILELQDGALWAESSKGEGSTFHILLPGKKE; from the coding sequence TTGCCTGATAAACCAAGAGTCCTGGTGGTGGACAATGACCGCGTGACTCTCGAGATAGTCCTTGAAATCCTGCGTTCCGACGGCATGGATACAAAGGGGGCGACCGGGGGCGCGGAGGCCCTGGAGATCTTTGGGGAAGGGGCCTGGGACATTGTGATTACAGGTGTCGTTATGGATGGCCTGACAGGCATCGGTTTGCTTCGCAGGGTTAAGGCCGGCAACAGGCTCCTTCCCGTTATCTGTATGAGCGGATACAGATCTTTTGATGACGCGGTCGAGATGATCAGGGGCGGTGCCTTTGATTTTCTCTATAAGCCCATCAATCGGGACAGGCTGCTGAATGTGGTCGAAAGTGCATTTTCAGATTACCGGCGGTCCATCGAGAACGAGCATATCATCGTCCGGTCGCAGTCCTGGGCCAGGGAACTGCTTACCCTCAGGCAGCTTGGCGAGTCCTCCAGCCGGGATATGCTGCAGGTCCTCTTCCAGAAGACGGTTGAAGCCGTGGCCGAAACCCTTCAGATCGAGACAGCCTCACTGATGATCATTGAAGGGGATCATCTCACCATCGCTGCGGCCATGGGGCTGCCGAAGGAGATTGTCGGGAAGGCGCAGATGCCTCTTGGCTCCGGAATATCCGGATATGTGGCCCAGACCGGAGAACCGGTCCTTATCAATGACATCAGTAAGGATGATCGGTTCAAACCGTCCAAATTCAGAAAACAGTATTCCACCCAGTCCGCCCTGTGTGTCCCGCTCATGCACGGCGACAATGTGCTGGGCGTCATCAATGCCAATAATAAGACCAACGGAGAGGCCTTTACCAGGTCCGATCTGGACCTTCTGGTAACCATCGCGGCCCAGGTCGCCATGGCGGTTGACAACACGAGGCTCTTTAAAGGTCTGGAGGAAAAGGCCCAGGCGTTAGAGAAGGCCCACCAGGAACTCGTTCGGCTGGACAAGGATAAAACCGAACTGATTCTCAATATCTCTCACGAACTGAAGACCCCATTGACCTCGATTATGGGGTTTGCGAACCTGCTGTACGGGCTGGATGTGCAGGGGAAATCGGAGGACCTGGCCGATTACGCCGGGCGCATCGAGACGTCCGCCGGCCTGTTGAACCATCTGATTGACAGGATGCTGGAGCTGTTTCGTCTGGAGGCCGGGCGAAGTGGGATGAACCGGGGTTTTATTCCCCTTCAATCCGCCGTCTCCCAGGCGGTGGCTGCCCTCGAAGGCACCTTGCATGAACGCGATGTCAGGGAGGATCATTCCGGGTTCCGGGGAGCCCGTGTTTATACCGATCGTACTCTTTTCACCCGTGCCCTCGGCCTTATTCTGGAGAACTCCGTGAAATTCTCCCCTGAGGATACACCCATAGCAATCTCAGGCTGCTGGCACGATGATTTGCCCACCGTTCCGGTCTATGCAGCCTACGCCGACCTGGGAAAAACCAAAGACATTGCCGACGGATGGGTGGAGGTCATGGTCTCCGACCTGGGTGAAGGGATGTCGGCGGAGGAGATTCCTGTTATCTTCGAGAAGTTCCGGCAGCTTGGAGATATCATGACGACCAAACCCACGGGAATCGGCCTGGGGCTGCCCATAGCCAGGACCATCCTGGAGCTCCAGGATGGGGCACTGTGGGCAGAGAGCAGTAAGGGAGAAGGAAGCACATTCCACATTCTTCTCCCCGGAAAGAAAGAATAG
- the argJ gene encoding bifunctional glutamate N-acetyltransferase/amino-acid acetyltransferase ArgJ encodes MGPVRNFKVAGFSASAVSGDIRKKGDGRLDMGLIFCSTDASAAGVFTGNSMAAAPVVLCRERLEIGTARAVLVNSGNANCMTGQAGMENARKLCRDVGRLLGISEESVLNSSTGVVGVPLPIKDMGAALDPLVMGLSEDGMEIFSRAILTSDTRSKTSAVDLDLSSGPVRVLGVAKGAGMIAPNMATMLAFILTDAAVPPGELHGTLYDAVEGSFNAVTVDGDTSTNDTVLMLASGMGPALGSDRDRHLFRDGVGEVCRALARQVVADGEGADRVVEVLVVGADDNSQAKLVARAVAQSLLVKTALAAADPNWGRIAVAVGYSGAGVHPEDLSLSIGDVAVLRGGEPVSGYREEDAAKIMVRDSYTIRISLGSGTGAASMLTTDLTEEYVRINCEYRS; translated from the coding sequence ATGGGACCTGTAAGAAATTTCAAGGTTGCGGGGTTTTCCGCCTCCGCCGTATCCGGTGATATTCGTAAAAAGGGAGATGGACGCCTGGATATGGGGCTGATCTTTTGTTCAACCGATGCGTCGGCCGCGGGAGTCTTTACCGGCAACAGCATGGCCGCCGCACCTGTGGTCCTGTGCCGGGAGAGGCTGGAAATAGGCACCGCGAGGGCGGTTCTTGTCAACAGTGGAAACGCCAACTGCATGACAGGACAGGCGGGGATGGAAAACGCCCGGAAGCTCTGTCGGGATGTGGGCCGGCTCCTGGGAATTTCCGAAGAATCGGTTCTGAACAGTTCCACCGGGGTTGTCGGGGTTCCCCTGCCCATTAAAGATATGGGTGCTGCCCTTGATCCCCTTGTCATGGGGCTTTCCGAGGATGGGATGGAGATATTCTCAAGGGCCATCCTGACCTCGGACACGCGCAGCAAGACGTCCGCTGTGGATCTGGACCTTTCAAGCGGTCCTGTCAGGGTCCTGGGTGTCGCCAAAGGGGCAGGGATGATTGCCCCGAATATGGCAACCATGCTCGCCTTCATTCTTACGGACGCGGCCGTTCCCCCCGGAGAACTTCATGGGACCCTGTACGATGCCGTGGAGGGGAGCTTTAATGCCGTAACGGTTGACGGTGACACAAGCACAAACGACACCGTCCTGATGCTGGCTTCCGGCATGGGACCCGCGCTTGGCAGCGATAGGGACAGACATCTTTTCAGAGATGGAGTCGGCGAGGTTTGTCGGGCATTGGCAAGACAGGTCGTTGCGGACGGCGAAGGGGCCGACAGGGTCGTGGAAGTGCTGGTGGTCGGAGCCGATGATAACTCCCAGGCAAAACTCGTCGCCCGTGCCGTAGCCCAAAGCCTGCTGGTGAAGACCGCCCTTGCCGCCGCCGACCCCAATTGGGGCAGGATTGCCGTCGCAGTGGGGTATTCCGGCGCCGGGGTTCACCCCGAGGACCTTTCCCTGTCCATAGGGGACGTAGCCGTATTGCGGGGAGGTGAACCTGTGTCAGGATACCGGGAGGAGGATGCGGCTAAGATCATGGTTCGGGACAGTTATACCATCAGGATCTCCCTGGGTTCCGGCACGGGCGCGGCATCCATGCTTACAACCGACCTTACGGAGGAGTATGTCAGGATCAACTGCGAATATCGAAGTTGA
- the rpsB gene encoding 30S ribosomal protein S2 has product MAIITMKQLLEAGVHFGHQTRRWNPKMAKYIFGDRNGIYIIDLQKTLRCFKEAYRFVRELSSEGGVILFVGTKKQAQDSIVEESGRCQMPYVNHRWLGGLLTNFATIKKSVARLKMIQAMDKEQDWGGITKKEILGLQKEKDKLARNLEGVKDMGKLPDAVFIVDPKREEIAVKEVRKLGIPLIAVVDTNCDPDLVDYVIPGNDDAIRSIRLFASKIADAVIEGQQLVGADDLGMVTGADAPDDKPVPDVNEEADAAVGEPAVEEPETAGEEEK; this is encoded by the coding sequence ATGGCGATTATTACAATGAAGCAGCTTCTTGAAGCGGGGGTGCATTTCGGCCATCAGACCCGCCGGTGGAACCCGAAGATGGCGAAATATATTTTCGGTGATCGCAACGGGATCTACATTATAGATCTGCAGAAGACCCTGCGGTGTTTCAAAGAGGCCTACAGATTCGTCCGTGAGCTGTCCTCGGAGGGAGGGGTTATCCTTTTCGTGGGGACGAAGAAACAGGCACAGGACTCTATTGTCGAGGAATCAGGGCGTTGCCAGATGCCCTATGTAAATCACCGGTGGCTCGGTGGGCTTCTCACCAATTTTGCCACCATAAAGAAGAGCGTTGCCCGCCTGAAAATGATTCAGGCCATGGATAAGGAACAGGATTGGGGCGGCATTACCAAAAAGGAGATCCTGGGTCTGCAGAAAGAGAAGGACAAACTGGCCCGCAACCTTGAGGGCGTTAAAGACATGGGCAAACTTCCCGACGCGGTCTTTATCGTGGATCCTAAGAGAGAGGAAATCGCGGTAAAAGAGGTTCGCAAGCTCGGTATCCCTCTCATCGCCGTGGTTGACACAAACTGTGATCCGGACCTGGTGGACTACGTCATCCCCGGCAACGACGATGCCATACGGTCCATTCGGCTTTTCGCTTCAAAGATAGCCGACGCAGTGATCGAGGGACAACAGCTTGTAGGGGCTGACGATCTGGGTATGGTCACCGGCGCCGATGCCCCGGACGATAAACCGGTACCAGACGTGAATGAAGAGGCCGATGCCGCGGTCGGTGAGCCGGCCGTTGAAGAACCGGAGACAGCCGGTGAGGAGGAAAAGTGA
- the tsf gene encoding translation elongation factor Ts, which translates to MMGISASMVKELREKTGAGFMDCKTALVESDGDAEKAVAFLRKKGLSAAGKRAGKQASEGVVGSYIHMGGKIGVLIEVNCETDFVARTDDFKDLVSDLAMQVAAANPLYLRADEVPEDLLNKEREIYRAQATESGKPEKIVDKIVDGKIDKYLQEICLEDQEFIREKGTKVLDYVKSVAGKLGENVQIRRFARFEIGEGQEKTAAC; encoded by the coding sequence GTGATGGGGATCAGTGCATCAATGGTTAAGGAACTCAGGGAAAAAACCGGGGCCGGTTTTATGGATTGCAAGACGGCCCTCGTGGAGTCCGATGGGGATGCCGAGAAGGCCGTCGCCTTCCTTCGCAAGAAGGGTCTGTCAGCAGCGGGGAAGAGGGCCGGTAAACAGGCCAGCGAGGGAGTTGTTGGATCCTACATCCACATGGGCGGCAAGATCGGGGTTCTCATCGAGGTAAATTGCGAGACCGATTTCGTGGCCAGAACCGATGATTTCAAGGACCTTGTCTCAGACTTGGCAATGCAGGTGGCCGCGGCCAATCCGCTGTACCTGCGGGCCGATGAGGTTCCGGAGGACCTCTTGAACAAGGAACGCGAGATTTACAGGGCTCAGGCCACAGAATCGGGCAAACCCGAGAAGATTGTCGACAAGATCGTTGACGGGAAAATTGACAAATACCTTCAGGAAATCTGCCTGGAGGATCAGGAATTCATAAGGGAGAAAGGAACCAAGGTCCTGGATTATGTCAAATCAGTAGCCGGAAAGTTGGGTGAGAACGTTCAGATACGGCGTTTCGCCCGTTTTGAAATCGGTGAAGGACAGGAAAAAACGGCTGCCTGTTAG
- a CDS encoding UMP kinase, which yields MSKARSKYKRVILKLSGEALLGSRQAGLDFSEVEIIAREVAEVHSMGVDVAVVIGGGNIFRGAADSGSVIGRTTGDYMGMIATVINALAFQSTLENLGVPTRIQSAIGMSQVAEAYIRRKAIRHLEKGRVVIFAAGTGNPFFTTDTAAALRAMEIGADILMKATKVDGVYSQDPMTHPQAEKFDRLTFKDVLNRGLMVMDATAIALCMDNHMPIVVFNLKERGNMIKAVLGEPVGTMVTGEEE from the coding sequence TTGAGCAAAGCCAGGTCAAAATATAAGCGGGTTATCCTGAAGTTAAGCGGAGAGGCGCTCCTCGGGTCGCGACAGGCCGGGCTTGATTTTTCGGAGGTTGAGATCATCGCCAGGGAGGTTGCGGAGGTCCACAGTATGGGAGTGGACGTTGCCGTGGTTATCGGCGGTGGGAATATTTTCAGAGGCGCCGCCGACAGTGGTTCGGTCATTGGACGTACAACCGGGGATTACATGGGGATGATCGCAACGGTGATCAACGCCCTCGCCTTTCAGAGCACCCTTGAAAACCTTGGGGTTCCAACGAGGATTCAGTCCGCAATCGGGATGAGCCAGGTCGCCGAAGCCTACATACGGCGAAAGGCCATCAGGCATCTGGAGAAGGGAAGGGTAGTCATCTTCGCCGCCGGAACGGGCAACCCGTTTTTTACAACCGATACGGCCGCCGCCCTTCGCGCCATGGAGATCGGTGCGGATATACTCATGAAGGCTACGAAGGTGGATGGGGTGTATTCCCAGGATCCCATGACTCACCCCCAGGCCGAAAAGTTCGACAGGTTGACCTTTAAGGATGTTCTGAACAGAGGGTTGATGGTCATGGATGCCACCGCCATTGCCCTGTGCATGGACAACCATATGCCTATCGTGGTATTCAATCTGAAGGAACGCGGGAACATGATAAAGGCGGTGTTGGGGGAACCTGTCGGGACAATGGTGACAGGGGAGGAAGAGTGA
- the frr gene encoding ribosome recycling factor, which produces MLKELYQDAENNMGRSIESLGRELATLRTGRASLAILDGITVDYYDSPTPLNQVATLSIPESRLIVIQPWDPSLIKDIEKSIMRSDLGLTPSNDGKVIRIPIPALTEERRVQLVKVAKRYGEDCKVAIRNLRRDSIAEAKNYEKEKMISEDDLRRAQDEIQKITDRFIAKVDNAFRNKEKEILEV; this is translated from the coding sequence ATGCTCAAGGAACTCTACCAGGATGCGGAAAACAATATGGGCAGATCCATTGAATCCCTTGGAAGGGAGCTGGCGACCCTCCGCACCGGAAGGGCTTCCCTTGCCATCCTTGACGGTATCACCGTCGATTATTACGATTCACCAACCCCTCTCAACCAGGTGGCCACCCTCTCCATCCCGGAAAGCCGTCTGATCGTTATCCAGCCCTGGGATCCGTCCCTGATCAAGGATATCGAGAAGAGCATCATGCGTTCGGACCTGGGTCTGACACCTTCGAATGACGGGAAGGTCATACGGATTCCCATACCCGCTCTAACCGAGGAGAGGCGTGTTCAGCTCGTAAAAGTGGCCAAACGCTACGGCGAGGATTGCAAGGTCGCCATCCGGAACCTCCGAAGGGACTCCATCGCTGAGGCCAAGAATTATGAAAAGGAAAAGATGATCTCCGAGGACGATCTTCGGCGGGCCCAGGATGAGATACAGAAGATAACGGATCGGTTCATTGCGAAGGTGGACAATGCTTTCCGAAACAAGGAAAAAGAGATCCTCGAGGTCTAA
- the uppS gene encoding di-trans,poly-cis-decaprenylcistransferase, which yields MDGNGRWAEARGLPRIAGHRAGVQAVRTVVEECARQGVKYLTLFAFSRENWRRPHDEVGGLMTLLDQFLKRELKTFMRNNIRLMTIGRTADIPENVKKTLDKVVDDSAGNDGTTLILALSYSGRQDILDAARRFAEEVLRSGGDMDALDEDAFGACLATSGIPDPDLLIRTSGEMRISNFLLWQIAYAELYITDKLWPDFSREDLQLALEEYSRRERRFGMTSGQVRNLK from the coding sequence ATGGATGGCAACGGAAGGTGGGCCGAGGCCCGCGGGCTTCCCCGGATCGCCGGCCATCGGGCGGGAGTCCAGGCCGTTCGGACCGTGGTCGAGGAATGCGCGAGGCAGGGCGTGAAGTACCTGACCCTCTTCGCCTTCTCCCGGGAGAATTGGAGAAGGCCTCACGATGAGGTGGGGGGCCTTATGACCCTTCTCGACCAGTTCCTCAAAAGAGAGCTTAAAACCTTCATGAGGAATAACATCCGGCTGATGACCATCGGCAGGACTGCCGACATCCCCGAAAATGTGAAAAAAACACTCGACAAGGTTGTGGACGATTCAGCGGGCAACGATGGAACCACTCTTATTCTCGCCCTGAGCTACAGCGGACGTCAGGACATCCTGGATGCCGCCAGACGTTTCGCCGAGGAGGTCCTGAGATCGGGGGGCGATATGGACGCCCTCGATGAGGATGCCTTCGGCGCCTGCCTGGCCACTTCCGGGATTCCGGATCCCGACCTTCTCATAAGGACAAGCGGGGAGATGAGAATCAGCAACTTCCTCCTGTGGCAGATCGCCTACGCCGAGCTGTACATAACCGATAAGCTCTGGCCGGATTTTTCCAGGGAGGACCTTCAGCTTGCGTTAGAGGAGTACAGCCGGCGGGAACGGCGTTTCGGCATGACG